In Fundidesulfovibrio putealis DSM 16056, a genomic segment contains:
- a CDS encoding EF-Tu C-terminal domain-related protein, translated as TFNVELIAPIAMETGLRFAIREGGRTVGAGVVTEIME; from the coding sequence ACCTTCAACGTCGAGCTCATCGCCCCCATCGCCATGGAGACCGGTCTGCGCTTCGCCATCCGCGAAGGCGGCCGCACCGTCGGCGCCGGTGTCGTGACCGAGATCATGGAGTAA